The Methanobacterium sp. BAmetb5 genome includes a region encoding these proteins:
- a CDS encoding ParA family protein: MAEIISILNQKGGCGKTTTAVNLSAALALLGKKVLVIDMDPQANATTAFGVQKNEENSVYRVLTGEQTMDEAIVPTEISGLDVLPSHISLSGAEVELSKDIGFPFILKESMDGLLDDYDYVLLDVPPSLGILTINSLVAADSVIIPIQAEFYALEGMADLLDAMNLVESRLKSPSPIKGILITLYDSRTRLGRDVYHNVKQYFGDREYIFKTTIPRNVKLAEAPSHGKPCIIYDEECIGTEAYNDLAKEFLSLSNDLEDNK, translated from the coding sequence ATGGCAGAAATAATATCAATACTCAATCAGAAGGGAGGTTGTGGTAAAACCACCACAGCAGTAAACCTCTCGGCAGCACTAGCCCTTTTAGGAAAGAAAGTTCTGGTAATTGACATGGACCCCCAGGCCAATGCCACCACTGCGTTTGGAGTGCAAAAGAACGAAGAAAATTCTGTTTACCGGGTCTTGACCGGGGAACAAACCATGGATGAAGCCATTGTCCCCACGGAAATTTCAGGACTGGACGTGCTCCCCAGCCACATTTCCCTTAGTGGGGCAGAAGTAGAGTTAAGTAAAGATATCGGGTTTCCCTTCATCCTGAAGGAGTCCATGGATGGCCTTCTGGATGATTACGACTATGTGTTGCTGGATGTGCCTCCCTCTCTGGGTATACTAACCATCAACTCCCTGGTGGCTGCGGACAGTGTGATCATTCCTATCCAGGCGGAATTCTACGCACTGGAGGGGATGGCTGATCTGTTAGATGCCATGAACCTGGTGGAAAGTCGCCTAAAGAGTCCATCACCAATTAAAGGAATATTAATCACCCTTTATGATTCCCGAACCCGGTTGGGAAGGGATGTCTACCATAATGTTAAACAGTACTTCGGAGACCGGGAGTACATCTTCAAAACCACCATTCCCCGTAATGTGAAACTGGCCGAGGCCCCCAGCCATGGAAAACCATGTATAATTTACGATGAGGAATGCATAGGCACGGAAGCCTACAATGACCTGGCTAAAGAATTCCTATCATTGAGTAATGATCTGGAGGACAATAAATGA
- a CDS encoding AAA family ATPase, translating into MTAKKGESALGRGLDALIRKEKPEKEEATVGKKSVKKKTTKTVSRNSKAKTSPQPRKTKTSEDPNKIIVDGVIMEVRKNPRISLWSARSAAVLRFLKNTKPAFSISKEASALIEEAVQQKYPEIWEMFEKENL; encoded by the coding sequence ATGACGGCTAAAAAGGGTGAAAGTGCATTGGGAAGGGGATTAGATGCCCTGATTCGTAAAGAAAAGCCTGAAAAAGAGGAAGCAACAGTAGGAAAAAAATCTGTAAAAAAGAAGACCACCAAAACAGTTTCCAGGAATTCCAAGGCTAAAACCTCTCCCCAACCCCGGAAAACCAAAACCAGTGAAGATCCAAATAAAATCATTGTGGATGGCGTAATCATGGAAGTACGTAAGAATCCTCGCATATCCTTATGGTCTGCCAGATCTGCTGCGGTTTTGAGGTTTTTAAAGAATACTAAACCAGCATTCAGTATAAGTAAAGAGGCTTCAGCCCTCATTGAGGAAGCAGTGCAACAGAAATATCCCGAGATCTGGGAAATGTTTGAAAAGGAAAATTTATAG
- the cfbB gene encoding Ni-sirohydrochlorin a,c-diamide synthase, which yields MRLVLAGTGSAVGKTTISTGIMKALSQEREVQPFKAGPDYIDTTYHTLATGNVSRNLDSFFMSDGQIREAFERGLKISNSGMGIIEGVRGLYEGISPTEDVGNTASIAKALNSPVILILNSRSLVKSAAAIVIGFKTLDPSIRIEGVILNMVKNRKHYLKTKEAVEKLADTPVIGGIPRDDFLTVEQRHLGLVPAVERENIKKNIEDWGRVMEENIDLDALTSIMKGAGNLPSGREPLFQQEHRGRVKMGIARDEVFTFYYQDNLEALESNNADLIYFSPLHDEEVPDVDGIYIGGGYPEIFARELEANKSMRHSLRQFHQEERPIYAECGGLMYLTRSINQHQMCDVFPYDSHMTKKPQALSYVIARAAHDNIIIHEREVFHGHEFHYSKLELDGAQPKFAFDILRGRGVTGNCDGLMSKKTLASYVHTHVAACPSFASRLVRAAAED from the coding sequence ATGAGATTAGTACTGGCAGGCACAGGCAGTGCCGTGGGGAAAACCACCATCTCTACCGGGATAATGAAGGCCCTTTCCCAGGAGAGGGAAGTTCAACCCTTCAAGGCAGGCCCTGATTATATTGATACTACCTATCACACTCTGGCCACCGGCAATGTTAGCCGTAACTTGGATTCCTTTTTCATGAGTGACGGTCAGATCAGGGAAGCTTTCGAAAGAGGTTTAAAGATTTCCAATTCTGGTATGGGAATTATAGAGGGAGTAAGAGGTCTTTACGAGGGAATAAGTCCCACTGAAGATGTGGGAAACACGGCATCCATTGCCAAGGCACTTAACTCCCCGGTGATTCTAATTCTCAATTCTCGCAGCCTGGTGAAAAGCGCGGCGGCCATTGTCATTGGGTTTAAAACCCTGGATCCCAGCATCAGAATTGAAGGTGTTATCCTGAACATGGTTAAAAACAGGAAGCACTACCTCAAAACCAAGGAAGCTGTGGAAAAACTGGCTGACACGCCGGTAATTGGGGGTATTCCCCGGGATGATTTTCTCACGGTGGAGCAGCGCCACCTGGGATTGGTGCCTGCCGTGGAAAGGGAGAACATCAAGAAAAACATTGAAGACTGGGGCCGGGTCATGGAGGAAAACATAGACCTGGACGCACTCACCAGTATAATGAAGGGGGCCGGGAACTTACCATCAGGTAGGGAACCTCTTTTCCAGCAGGAACACCGTGGCCGGGTGAAAATGGGCATAGCCCGAGATGAAGTGTTCACCTTTTATTATCAGGATAATTTAGAGGCCCTGGAATCTAATAATGCTGATCTGATTTATTTCAGCCCGTTACATGATGAGGAAGTGCCTGATGTGGATGGGATCTACATTGGGGGAGGTTATCCCGAGATATTCGCCCGGGAACTGGAGGCCAATAAGTCCATGCGCCACTCCCTGAGACAGTTCCACCAGGAGGAAAGGCCCATCTATGCTGAATGTGGAGGGCTTATGTATTTAACTCGTTCCATAAACCAGCACCAGATGTGTGATGTTTTTCCCTATGACTCTCACATGACCAAGAAACCCCAGGCCCTAAGTTACGTTATTGCCCGGGCCGCCCATGACAACATCATTATTCATGAACGAGAAGTCTTCCATGGTCATGAATTTCACTACTCCAAACTGGAACTTGATGGAGCCCAACCAAAATTTGCCTTTGATATCCTGAGGGGTCGCGGAGTCACTGGTAACTGTGATGGACTAATGAGTAAAAAAACACTGGCCAGTTACGTGCATACCCATGTGGCAGCTTGCCCCTCCTTTGCCAGTAGACTGGTGAGGGCGGCCGCAGAGGATTAA
- a CDS encoding helix-hairpin-helix domain-containing protein, with protein sequence MEMEKLRILGEASQHDLCNYVSLNKENFTSPKLPGIYHARTQNGCQVPLFKVLMSNHCTSDCNYCINHCHNRFDRVEFSPQELISLFLHYYQNHYAEGLFLSSGMPGDADVAMENMVEVARKLRLEYEYQGYIHLKVIPGASYDMIKRAMSLADRVSVNLESATVTGFQELTSTKDYHNDVLRRMKWIGRLKRRHPEMAPSGQSTQLIVGANNETDHDVLKRAQWLHKHLNINLSYLSPFEPLKDTPLEGHTQPEEKRSPRLYQAQFLLNSYGFSLDEITLDEEGFLILDEDPKMLWAQSHPDVFPVEVNEASLKELMRVPGIGKKSAQRIIENRRRGVKFTEMDELKKIGVVVKRAEPFLQLNHARQTTLSF encoded by the coding sequence ATGGAGATGGAAAAACTTCGAATTCTGGGTGAAGCCTCCCAACATGATCTCTGCAACTATGTCAGTCTTAATAAGGAGAATTTCACTTCTCCCAAGTTACCAGGGATTTATCATGCCCGCACGCAGAATGGGTGTCAGGTTCCGCTTTTTAAGGTCTTAATGAGTAATCATTGTACCAGTGATTGTAATTACTGTATTAATCACTGCCATAACCGTTTTGATAGGGTTGAATTTTCACCCCAAGAGTTAATATCACTTTTCCTTCACTACTACCAGAACCACTATGCAGAAGGCCTATTTTTAAGTTCAGGGATGCCGGGTGACGCTGATGTGGCCATGGAGAACATGGTGGAGGTGGCCCGTAAATTGCGTTTAGAGTATGAATACCAGGGTTACATACACCTTAAGGTGATTCCAGGAGCTTCCTATGATATGATCAAAAGGGCCATGAGCCTGGCAGACCGGGTAAGTGTGAACCTTGAATCAGCCACTGTCACCGGTTTTCAGGAGCTCACCAGTACTAAGGATTATCATAATGATGTTCTGCGTAGGATGAAATGGATTGGACGTTTAAAAAGACGTCACCCTGAAATGGCCCCTTCCGGCCAGAGCACCCAACTCATTGTGGGAGCCAACAATGAAACAGATCATGATGTTTTAAAACGTGCACAATGGCTACACAAACACCTGAATATTAATTTAAGTTATTTAAGTCCCTTTGAACCTCTTAAAGATACTCCCCTTGAAGGCCATACCCAACCAGAGGAAAAACGAAGCCCTCGCCTATATCAGGCCCAGTTTCTTCTGAATTCCTATGGTTTCTCCCTGGATGAGATTACCCTGGATGAGGAAGGGTTTCTGATCCTGGATGAAGACCCTAAAATGCTCTGGGCCCAATCACATCCCGATGTATTCCCGGTGGAAGTGAACGAAGCCAGCCTGAAAGAGTTGATGCGGGTCCCGGGTATTGGTAAAAAATCAGCCCAGAGGATCATTGAAAACCGGAGAAGGGGAGTGAAGTTCACTGAAATGGATGAACTGAAAAAAATTGGGGTGGTGGTAAAACGAGCCGAACCATTCCTCCAGTTGAACCATGCCCGGCAGACCACCCTTTCTTTTTAA